A genome region from Mycobacterium florentinum includes the following:
- the hcaB gene encoding 3-(cis-5,6-dihydroxycyclohexa-1,3-dien-1-yl)propanoate dehydrogenase, translating to MTTWLPGKRALVVGGGSGIGRAVVDAFLAEGARVAVLERDPQKCDLLVEQLPDVEVLQGDAITSEANHRAVTAAVDSFGGLDILVNCVGVFDFYRGVTDLDADGLGDAFDEMFRTNVLSHLQSVKAAVAALRNGTEPSIVLTESASSYYPGRGGVLYVSSKFAVRGLVASLAHELAPQIRVNGVAPGGTLNTDLRGLNSLGLNDTRLDDYPNRARDVAARTPLNVALSGADHAWSFVFLASGRSRGITGETIHPDGGFGIGTPKVEPR from the coding sequence GTGACCACCTGGCTGCCCGGCAAACGCGCGCTGGTCGTGGGCGGCGGATCCGGAATCGGGCGGGCCGTCGTCGACGCCTTCCTCGCCGAGGGCGCCAGAGTCGCTGTGCTGGAACGTGATCCGCAGAAGTGCGACCTGTTGGTCGAGCAGCTACCCGATGTTGAGGTGCTGCAGGGAGACGCGATCACCAGCGAGGCCAACCATCGCGCGGTCACCGCGGCGGTCGACTCCTTCGGCGGGCTCGACATCCTGGTCAACTGCGTGGGGGTCTTCGACTTCTACCGGGGCGTGACCGATCTCGACGCCGACGGTCTCGGGGACGCGTTCGACGAAATGTTTCGCACCAACGTGCTGAGCCATCTGCAGTCCGTCAAGGCGGCGGTCGCCGCGCTGCGCAACGGGACCGAGCCGTCGATCGTTCTGACCGAGTCCGCGTCGTCGTACTACCCGGGGCGCGGTGGCGTGCTGTATGTCTCGTCGAAGTTCGCCGTGCGCGGGCTGGTGGCGTCGTTGGCCCACGAGCTCGCGCCGCAGATCCGGGTCAACGGCGTGGCGCCCGGCGGCACGCTCAACACCGACTTGCGCGGCCTGAACAGCTTGGGGCTCAACGACACCCGCCTCGATGACTACCCGAACCGGGCACGCGACGTCGCCGCCCGCACCCCGTTGAACGTCGCGCTCTCCGGGGCGGACCACGCGTGGTCGTTCGTGTTCTTGGCCTCCGGGCGGTCCCGCGGCATCACCGGTGAGACCATTCACCCGGACGGCGGATTCGGCATCGGCACACCGAAAGTGGAGCCACGATGA
- a CDS encoding class II aldolase/adducin family protein has product MTGELDRQRTLVALGCRVAASRGLVDGMLGHLSLRVDDDHLLVRCRSESDTGVAFTRPSDIRLIRFDGSAGASGELDGYSVPNELPIHVETMLADAQHRAVAHLHPAAVVAADLAGVTIRPICGAYDIPGAWLARDGVPVYPRAVLIRTSALGKDMVAAMRGRPVVILRGHGITSAAATVPRAVLQAISVDGLARMSLRVLAAGGTLHDIADADWDDLPDLGPAFTADAAWRHEVARLRAD; this is encoded by the coding sequence ATGACCGGCGAGCTGGACCGGCAGCGCACCCTGGTGGCGCTGGGCTGCCGGGTCGCCGCGTCGCGCGGCCTGGTCGACGGGATGCTAGGGCACCTGAGCCTGCGCGTCGACGACGATCACCTGCTGGTGCGCTGCCGCAGCGAGTCCGATACCGGCGTGGCCTTTACCCGGCCCAGCGACATCCGCCTGATCCGTTTCGACGGCAGCGCCGGCGCCAGTGGCGAACTCGACGGGTACAGCGTTCCCAACGAACTGCCCATCCACGTCGAGACCATGCTGGCCGACGCGCAGCACCGGGCCGTCGCGCACCTGCACCCCGCCGCCGTCGTCGCCGCCGATCTGGCCGGCGTCACGATCCGGCCGATCTGCGGGGCTTACGACATTCCCGGCGCCTGGCTCGCGCGCGACGGCGTGCCGGTTTACCCACGCGCCGTGCTGATCCGCACCAGCGCGCTGGGCAAGGACATGGTGGCCGCGATGCGCGGCCGGCCGGTGGTGATCCTGCGCGGACACGGAATCACCAGCGCCGCGGCCACTGTGCCGCGGGCCGTGCTGCAGGCGATCAGCGTCGACGGGCTGGCCCGGATGTCGTTGCGGGTGCTCGCGGCCGGCGGCACGCTGCACGACATCGCCGACGCCGACTGGGACGACCTGCCCGACTTGGGGCCGGCTTTCACCGCCGATGCGGCCTGGCGCCATGAGGTGGCGCGGCTGCGAGCCGACTGA
- a CDS encoding polysaccharide deacetylase family protein has protein sequence MDRRRFLVALAATVAVSGISLSSANGSRETVARADVLGSAPNPVTLAPPKLLPPPGPAARVTLPGGSVLKQLPGNGDLLAWTVDDGVDTDVVRAYTQFAKDTGVRLTYFVTGVFKSWTENAALLRPLVDSGQIQLANHTWTHPDLTKLSPKQIADELKSTDTFLRDMYGVDAAPYFRPPYGHHGAVVDAVAADLGYQVPTLWNGDLRDSALLSEDRIVKLADQYFTAQNIVIGHLNHAPVTHVYGQLVEIIRARKLRTVTLNDVFLRPEIPYRTPSFAT, from the coding sequence CTGGACCGCCGGCGATTTCTGGTCGCGCTGGCAGCGACGGTTGCGGTCAGCGGGATCTCGTTGTCCTCGGCGAACGGATCCCGGGAAACCGTGGCCCGCGCCGACGTTCTCGGATCCGCGCCCAACCCGGTCACTTTGGCGCCGCCCAAGTTGTTGCCGCCGCCGGGACCGGCGGCGCGTGTCACGCTGCCCGGCGGCTCGGTGCTCAAACAGCTTCCCGGCAACGGCGATCTGTTGGCGTGGACCGTCGATGACGGCGTCGACACCGATGTGGTGCGGGCCTACACCCAATTCGCCAAGGACACCGGCGTGCGGCTCACCTACTTCGTCACCGGCGTCTTCAAGTCCTGGACGGAGAATGCCGCGCTGCTGCGTCCGCTCGTCGACTCCGGGCAGATCCAGCTGGCCAACCACACCTGGACGCATCCAGACCTGACGAAGCTGTCGCCGAAGCAGATCGCCGACGAGCTGAAGAGCACCGATACGTTCCTGCGCGATATGTATGGCGTGGACGCCGCACCCTACTTCCGGCCGCCGTACGGCCACCACGGCGCCGTGGTCGACGCGGTGGCCGCCGACTTGGGCTACCAGGTACCCACGCTGTGGAATGGCGACTTGCGGGATTCCGCGCTGCTTTCCGAAGACCGGATCGTCAAGCTCGCCGACCAGTACTTCACCGCGCAGAACATCGTGATCGGCCATCTCAACCACGCGCCGGTCACCCACGTCTACGGACAGTTGGTGGAGATCATCCGGGCTCGCAAGTTGCGGACCGTCACACTCAACGATGTGTTCCTGCGTCCGGAAATCCCTTACCGGACACCGAGTTTCGCTACCTGA
- a CDS encoding IclR family transcriptional regulator, protein MPKKEQQAANEPAADSLVPQYPIESVDNALKLLLLLGEQPQIRLSEATRYLGVASSTAHRLLAMLTYRGFVRQDPVSKAYLPGPSLTGVAFAIFGRIDIQGCATPIMRGLSDQLRETTHVGMLDGVNVRFVAAVEGPAAVRVASRLGRTMPAHCTSTGKVMLAQLSQPELHALLPDEQLERITARSIGSRAELEDELARIRERGYAINEEESEEGVASVAVAIPTRAPGLRLALNAAAPQHRLDSAQHAAVAAVLVKAAKEIGDQLG, encoded by the coding sequence GTGCCGAAGAAGGAGCAGCAGGCCGCGAACGAGCCGGCCGCCGATTCGCTTGTGCCGCAGTATCCGATCGAATCGGTCGACAACGCGCTCAAGCTGCTGCTCCTGCTGGGCGAGCAGCCCCAGATCCGGCTGAGCGAGGCGACCCGCTATCTGGGTGTGGCATCGTCCACGGCACACCGGCTGCTGGCGATGCTGACCTATCGCGGCTTCGTCCGCCAAGACCCGGTGTCCAAGGCCTACCTGCCCGGTCCGTCACTCACTGGTGTGGCGTTTGCGATCTTCGGCCGCATCGACATTCAGGGTTGCGCCACACCCATCATGCGCGGTCTGTCCGACCAGCTCCGGGAAACGACGCACGTCGGCATGCTCGACGGCGTCAACGTCCGTTTCGTCGCCGCGGTCGAGGGCCCGGCCGCCGTACGGGTCGCCTCCCGGTTGGGACGCACGATGCCGGCGCATTGCACCTCGACGGGCAAGGTCATGCTGGCCCAGCTGTCGCAACCGGAATTGCATGCGCTGCTGCCCGACGAGCAACTCGAGCGCATCACCGCGCGCTCGATCGGCAGCCGCGCCGAGTTGGAGGACGAGCTCGCCCGCATCCGCGAGCGGGGCTACGCCATCAACGAGGAGGAGAGCGAGGAAGGCGTCGCCTCCGTCGCGGTAGCCATTCCGACCCGCGCTCCCGGCCTGCGACTCGCGCTCAATGCGGCCGCGCCGCAGCATCGGCTCGACAGCGCGCAGCACGCAGCGGTGGCGGCGGTACTTGTCAAGGCGGCCAAGGAGATTGGCGATCAGCTGGGTTGA
- a CDS encoding permease encodes MTVNSVRIQGRVAVTIGVLVTVGVFVVGLLWAKWTPYLAKALTAQRTHHWSGSNILAVGGVHAGDGPTWHAATSFFHAYFASIWPALVVALLISASVQALVPRTWLPRMLNRRGLISSALAGGAASMPSMMCTCCAAPVAVTLRRNGVTRTAAIAYWLGNPLLNPAVLVFLFFVAPWQWTLTRAVVGVVTVVGVAVAVGLVTGARAESGPVAIAPPDDESGGAARRFVRCLLCLCLVLLPEYAIMVLVVGAFRGWLVTLTQPAHHGLLIVVPAAIVGTLIVIPTAGEIPILQSLALLGVSSGPLGALLITLPAISVPGVAMVARSFGWKAIATASGVVVAAGLLGATVLSVL; translated from the coding sequence ATGACGGTCAATTCGGTTCGGATCCAGGGTCGCGTGGCCGTCACGATCGGCGTGCTCGTCACGGTGGGTGTGTTCGTGGTCGGGCTGCTGTGGGCGAAATGGACGCCGTACCTCGCCAAAGCTTTGACGGCACAGCGGACCCATCACTGGTCGGGGTCGAACATCCTCGCGGTCGGTGGAGTGCACGCCGGGGACGGTCCGACATGGCATGCCGCCACCAGCTTCTTTCACGCGTACTTTGCCTCGATTTGGCCGGCACTCGTGGTGGCGCTGCTGATCAGTGCCTCCGTTCAGGCGCTGGTGCCGCGGACGTGGCTGCCGCGGATGCTGAACCGCCGCGGTTTGATCTCGAGTGCGCTGGCCGGCGGAGCCGCGAGCATGCCATCGATGATGTGCACGTGCTGTGCCGCGCCCGTCGCAGTCACGTTGCGGCGCAACGGCGTCACCCGGACCGCGGCCATCGCCTACTGGCTGGGAAACCCGCTACTGAATCCCGCCGTACTGGTTTTCCTGTTCTTCGTCGCACCCTGGCAATGGACGCTGACCCGCGCGGTCGTCGGGGTGGTGACGGTGGTCGGCGTTGCGGTGGCGGTGGGGCTGGTCACCGGCGCGCGAGCAGAATCCGGGCCGGTGGCGATCGCGCCGCCTGACGATGAGTCTGGCGGGGCCGCAAGAAGATTCGTGCGCTGCCTGCTCTGCTTGTGCCTGGTCCTCTTGCCGGAGTACGCGATCATGGTGCTGGTCGTCGGGGCGTTCCGCGGCTGGCTGGTGACGTTGACTCAACCTGCGCACCACGGCCTGCTGATCGTCGTGCCGGCGGCGATTGTCGGCACCCTCATCGTCATTCCGACGGCAGGCGAGATCCCCATCCTGCAGAGCCTGGCGCTGCTCGGCGTTTCGTCGGGGCCGCTTGGTGCACTGCTGATCACCCTGCCCGCCATCAGTGTGCCCGGCGTCGCGATGGTCGCCCGCAGCTTCGGCTGGAAGGCCATCGCGACAGCGTCCGGCGTGGTCGTCGCGGCGGGGCTGCTCGGCGCGACGGTTCTGAGCGTGCTGTGA